The window CTCCGAGAGGCTGCCGTGCAGGTGATGCACCGGCTTGCTGCCGGCCCGCTCGTGCAGGTCGTCGACGTTCTGGGTGATGACGGCGACGTCGGCGTAGTCCTGCCAGGCCGCGACTGCGCGGTGGCCGTTGTTGGGTTCCACCGTGGCGACCAGGTGGTGGCGCCACAGATACCAGGCCCAGACCCGCTCCGGATGCGTTTGCCAGCCGTCGGTGCTGGAGAGTTCGTAGGGATCGTATTTGGCCCACAATCCGGTCGCGTCGTCCCGAAACGTCGGTACACCGCTTTCGGCGGAGATCCCCGCCCCGCTGAGCACCGTTATGCGCACATCCACCAAAATAGCCGGTCTCAGCGATACTGAGCATGTGTCGGAGTTGGGCGTTTGGTTGCGCGTGGACGCAGTCGCAGCGCGCCCACTGTTTGAACAGTTGAGAACTCAGATCATCGACGGTGTGCGGGACGGGCGGTTGCCGCCGGGCACGCGGCTGCCCACGGTGCGCGAGCTGGCCGGCCAGCTGGGTCTGGCGGTGAACACGGTGGCTCGTGCTTACCGGGAGCTTGAGGCGGCCGGCATCGTCGAGACCCGAGGACGCTTCGGCACTTTCGTAGCCAGGGCCGACCCGGCCGACGCGGCGATGGCCGCGGCGGCCATCGCCTACGCCGAGACCGCGCGGGCGCTGGGTCTGGGCAAACCGGAGGCGCTGCGGTATCTCGACGCGGCCTTCGGGTGAGATCTCAGCGTGGGGCAGATCTTCTCGAAGAACAGCCCGCGGCCCTTCGGCATCGGGATGTCGTGGAACGCAACAGTTGACACCCCCGGGCATGGTGTCGACCAGTCCGGCCAGCCGACGTCGAGCGCGGACTGTGCGAGGTTGGTGATGCGCGGGGAGATGGCAGCAGCCGCTGCCGAAGTCCGATCACCGGCGGCAGGTCCACCGACACCCAGGTGAACGGGGGGTCGGGCAGTGCCTCCTCGAGACGCCAGAAGCTGGTCTAGGAGGGCACTGAACAACGGGTGGGTCGGATCTTGGCCGGCGTGGCGGCGGTGGTCCGGGATTTCCCGAAATGCGTTGGTGGGAACTGGGGCCGACGTCACGGTGACTTGGTGGCTGGTGGTGAACTGGGTCGGTCCGGAGGCGCTGGCGGTCAGGTCAGGGCCCAGGCCCCGTCGCGGTGGGTGAGGCCGGCGTTGACCAGGGTGCGCAGGTTGATCGCGGCGGCCCGGTTGCGCAGCCAGGCGTGGTTCTTGGTGACACCGAGGTAGCGCAGCTTGACCCGGCGCCCACGCTGGGTGGCGACCCAGGCGATGATGCGTTCCACGCTGGACCGGGTCGGGTAGTCCCGTTCGAACTCAGGGGTGCGGGCCTGCGCGCGGGCCGCGCGCAGCAGGGCCTGGTGCTCGTGGATGCTCATCGACCGGCCGTCGGCGGCGGTGGTGCATTGGTCGCGCAGCGGGCAACCGGCACACAGCTTGCCGAAGGTGACGCTGCGTTTAGGGCTCATGACCCGGGTGTGCCCGCCCGGGCAGGTGACGGTGCGCGCCTGCTCGTCGATGGTGAAGTCGTCGAGGGTGAACCCGCCGGGCACGGCCGGGCACAGCGGCTTCGGTTTGATCACCGTGTCGTGCCCGCCGTCGCGGTACTTCGCGCGGGCTTCGCCGGTGCCGTACGCGGAGTCGCCGTACACCTCGAGCCCCGACCGGCGCCCGTTCTCGGCGGTCCCGGCGGCCACCCCATCGACAACCGCACCAACCCAGGAGGATGAGGAGGAGTCCTCGCCCGTGTGCCGGCTTCGGGCCGGATCCGGTTGCGTCGCACCGTCATCGGTGCCGCCCGGTGTGTCGGCGATGGGCGGGGCCGCGTCCGGGCCCGCGTCGTCGGCGCCGGTGCCGTGGTAGCTGTCGCGGGCGATCATCTGCTCTCCGACCACAGCGTCGCTGCCCTCCTCGCCGGCGGCCCTGGTCAGCTCGGTGTCGGTGATCAACCCGGTCTCCGGTTCGGTCGCGACGTGCCCGCGGAATCCGTCCTTACGGTTTGACTTCGACTTGCGGGTGTGCCGGGCCTCGGTGTCCACCGTCGAGATCACCCGGTCGTGGGCGACTTTGCGGGCGATACGCCACCGCCCGTCGGTGCCGTCGGAGCCGTCGGCGGGTTCCACGTCCTGCCCGGCGACCAACGCCAACAAACCCAACGCGTCCGCCGCGGTCGCCTCCCGCTGCGGCGCGTCCGGTCCGGTCAGCTCGGCCAGCACCGCCAACGCGTCACACACCAGCACCGACACCAGCTCCTGTTTGGCAGCAGGGTCGTCCCAATCGATGTCCGGCTTGCCGGGTTTCGCGTAGTCCAGCTTCGCGACCCGCGCTATCACCGCGGCCGCGCCGGGCACCAGCCGCGCCGCCTTCCGCATCGCCGCCACCAGCTGGGTCACCGTGTCCTGGGTGGCGACCGCGTCGTCGAACACCGTCGAATCCACGCACCGCTTACGCCGCCCGGTCAGTACCCCGGTGTCGGCGATCACCCGCGCGACCGCGTCGAACACCCGGTCCGGGCGATCCGACCTTGCGATCCGCTTGCGCCAGTACACCAGCGTCGACGGATCGAA is drawn from Candidatus Mycolicibacterium alkanivorans and contains these coding sequences:
- a CDS encoding transposase, producing MSPKRSVTFGKLCAGCPLRDQCTTAADGRSMSIHEHQALLRAARAQARTPEFERDYPTRSSVERIIAWVATQRGRRVKLRYLGVTKNHAWLRNRAAAINLRTLVNAGLTHRDGAWALT
- a CDS encoding GntR family transcriptional regulator, coding for MSELGVWLRVDAVAARPLFEQLRTQIIDGVRDGRLPPGTRLPTVRELAGQLGLAVNTVARAYRELEAAGIVETRGRFGTFVARADPADAAMAAAAIAYAETARALGLGKPEALRYLDAAFG